From Pyrenophora tritici-repentis strain M4 chromosome 1, whole genome shotgun sequence, the proteins below share one genomic window:
- a CDS encoding ParA multi-domain protein, whose protein sequence is MVPSLEEPVQVDFEAPLKAAPKLVAPEPEHCPGPESATAGQADSCAGCPNQSICASAPKGPDPDIPIITARLSSVKHKILVLSGKGGVGKSTFSTMLSHGFASNPSSTVGLMDTDICGPSIPKMMGVEDETIHVSGEGWEPVWVSENLGVMSVQFMLPNRDDAVIWRGAKKNGLIKKFLMDVTWGELDFLVVDTPPGTSDEHLSVNSFLKASGVDGAVLVSTPQEVSLLDVRKEIDFCRKAGIAILGIVENMSGFVCPGCKHESHIFRASTGGAAKLAKDQNIPFLGAVPLDPRIGMACDFGESFLTAYPDSPACAAIKEVVRRVGEEIGLSRDEVLPVDDEEEA, encoded by the exons ATGGTACCCTCACTAGAAGAGCCAGTACAGGTTGATTTCGAAGCGCCTTTGAAAGCAGCACCAAAGCTCGTTGCGCCTGAGCCTG AGCACTGCCCAGGTCCTGAATCTGCTACAGCAGGTCAAGCAGACTCATGCGCAGGATGTCCTAACCAGTCGATATGCGCGTCCGCGCCGAAAGGCCCAGATCCCGACATACCCATTATAACCGCCCGCCTCTCCTCGGTCAAGCATAAAATCCTCGTTCTTTCGGGCAAGGGCGGTGTCGGCAAGTCAACCTTCAGCACCATGCTGTCGCACGGATTCGCATCAAACCCATCCTCGACCGTCGGTCTCATGGATACGGATATCTGCGGGCCAAGCATACCAAAGATGATGGGCGTAGAGGATGAAACCATACATGTCAGCGGAGAAGGATGGGAACCCGTATGGGTTAGCGAGAACCTCGGTGTCATGAGTGTACAGTTTATGCTACCGAACCGCGACGACGCCGTAATCTGGCGCGGCGCAAAGAAGAACGGCCTCATCAAGAAGTTTCTCATGGACGTGACATGGGGCGAACTAGACTTCCTCGTCGTTGACACGCCCCCGGGCACCTCCGACGAACACTTGTCCGTAAATTCGTTCCTCAAAGCCTCTGGCGTCGACGGCGCAGTTCTTGTTTCCACACCGCAGGAAGTGTCGCTACTAGATGTGAGGAAGGAGATTGACTTTTGCCGGAAAGCGGGTATAGCTATCCTGGGGATTGTGGAGAACATGAGTGGATTTGTGTGTCCTGGATGTAAACATGAAAGCCATATCTTCAGGGCGAGTACCGGTGGTGCAGCAAAATTGGCTAAAGATCAGAACATCCCTTTCTTGGGCGCGGTGCCCCTGGACCCGAGGATAGGCATGGCATGTGATTTTGGCGAGAGTTTTTTGACGGCATATCCTGATAGTCCGGCTTGTGCGGCTATCAAAGAGGTGGTAAGGAGAGTGGGCGAAGAAATAGGGTTGAGTAGAGATGAAGTGCTGCCTGTGGATGATGAGGAAGAAGCATGA